One Falsarthrobacter nasiphocae DNA segment encodes these proteins:
- a CDS encoding ribosome maturation factor RimP, with translation MDFERVVGVEDDAPQPSQAEAAVVAAVASAAHAHGAYLEDVSFRESGGHRLLQIAVDALENEDAPLDLDAVARISESISAALDAADPIGGEAYELEVSTPGLSRPLTHRHHFERSVGRWLTVKTADGVVEGRLNAVGPSQLEVQGELPAKKGVKPKAAEPQTIPFAEIRRAKINVDMSARDAQTEVEEA, from the coding sequence TTGGACTTCGAGAGAGTCGTCGGGGTCGAGGACGACGCCCCACAGCCGAGCCAGGCGGAGGCCGCCGTCGTTGCGGCCGTCGCCTCCGCGGCACACGCCCACGGGGCCTACCTGGAGGACGTCTCCTTCCGTGAGTCGGGCGGGCACCGTCTGCTGCAGATTGCGGTCGACGCCCTCGAGAACGAGGATGCTCCCCTTGACCTGGACGCCGTGGCCCGCATTTCTGAGTCGATCTCGGCCGCGCTGGACGCAGCTGATCCCATCGGCGGCGAGGCGTACGAGCTCGAGGTGTCCACGCCCGGGCTCTCCCGGCCGCTGACGCACCGGCACCACTTCGAGCGGAGTGTGGGTCGTTGGCTCACCGTCAAGACCGCCGACGGTGTCGTGGAGGGGCGGCTCAACGCCGTCGGCCCCTCACAGCTGGAAGTCCAGGGCGAGCTGCCGGCGAAGAAGGGCGTCAAGCCCAAGGCGGCAGAGCCCCAGACCATTCCCTTCGCGGAGATCCGCCGCGCAAAGATCAACGTTGACATGTCTGCCCGCGACGCGCAGACCGAGGTCGAGGAGGCCTGA
- the nusA gene encoding transcription termination factor NusA: MDIDMSALRMLETERDIPLERIIPAIEQAILTAYHKSPGSISRARAELDRSTGKVTIWAPEVEEDGTVIGEFDDTPNGFGRVAASTARQLIQQRLREAEDDTILGEFKDKVGEILSGVIQQGRDPRVIKVDLGSVEASLPPSEQAPGEDYRHGRRLRSFVVRVERGFKGPQVTLSRTHPGLVKKLFELEVPEIQSGQVEIVALAREAGHRSKIAVSARVAGINAKGACIGEMGTRVRAVTAELNDEKIDIVDFDKDPAAFIAHALSPAKVTSVTILDESLRAARVIVPDDQLSLAIGKEGQNARLAAKLTGWRIDIKPQSRAESASAAAAGSGDGER; encoded by the coding sequence ATGGATATCGACATGAGCGCACTGCGCATGCTGGAGACGGAGCGCGACATTCCGCTCGAACGCATCATCCCCGCCATTGAGCAGGCCATTCTCACGGCCTACCACAAGTCCCCCGGAAGCATTTCTCGGGCACGGGCCGAGCTGGACCGCTCGACAGGCAAGGTGACGATCTGGGCCCCAGAGGTCGAGGAGGACGGCACCGTCATCGGGGAGTTCGACGACACCCCGAACGGCTTCGGGCGGGTGGCGGCCTCGACGGCTCGTCAGCTCATCCAGCAGCGCCTGCGCGAGGCGGAGGATGACACAATCCTCGGCGAATTCAAGGACAAGGTCGGCGAAATCCTCTCCGGTGTCATCCAGCAGGGGCGCGACCCGCGCGTGATCAAGGTGGACCTCGGCTCTGTCGAGGCGTCGCTGCCCCCGAGTGAGCAGGCCCCGGGCGAGGACTACCGCCACGGGCGCCGCCTGCGCTCCTTCGTCGTCCGCGTGGAGCGAGGCTTCAAGGGGCCGCAGGTGACGCTCTCCCGGACGCACCCGGGCCTCGTGAAGAAGCTCTTCGAGCTTGAGGTGCCGGAGATCCAGTCGGGACAGGTCGAGATCGTCGCGCTCGCCCGCGAGGCCGGCCACCGCTCCAAGATCGCGGTGTCCGCGCGGGTGGCGGGCATCAATGCCAAGGGTGCGTGCATCGGCGAAATGGGCACGCGTGTGCGCGCAGTGACGGCGGAGCTCAACGACGAGAAGATCGACATTGTGGACTTCGACAAGGACCCTGCCGCGTTCATCGCCCACGCGCTCAGTCCGGCCAAGGTCACGAGTGTCACAATCCTCGACGAATCGCTGCGCGCGGCCCGGGTCATCGTGCCCGATGACCAGCTGTCCCTCGCCATCGGCAAGGAGGGCCAGAACGCACGTCTCGCGGCGAAGCTCACGGGGTGGCGGATCGACATCAAGCCCCAGTCGCGCGCCGAGTCGGCCTCGGCTGCTGCTGCGGGCTCGGGCGACGGCGAGCGCTGA
- a CDS encoding YlxR family protein, producing MDKPSERPARSRTAPQRTCIGCRAVVDVSELVRLALAPRSAGAPSEIVIDESRSLPGRGAWIHRDPRCAALAVKRKAASRAFREGVNHAPLSEWLAASEHLTRNPA from the coding sequence GTGGACAAGCCGTCGGAGCGCCCCGCGCGCTCCAGGACGGCCCCACAGAGAACATGCATAGGCTGCCGGGCCGTCGTTGACGTCTCGGAGCTTGTGCGGTTGGCCCTCGCTCCGCGAAGCGCGGGGGCCCCGTCCGAGATCGTCATCGACGAGAGCCGCTCCCTCCCCGGGAGAGGCGCCTGGATCCACCGGGATCCTCGCTGTGCAGCTCTCGCGGTGAAGCGGAAGGCCGCGAGCCGTGCGTTTCGCGAGGGCGTCAATCACGCCCCGTTGTCCGAGTGGCTTGCCGCATCGGAACACCTGACCAGGAATCCAGCATGA
- the infB gene encoding translation initiation factor IF-2 encodes MAKVRVHELAKELNITSKEALETLKGMGEFVRSASSTIEPPVVKKLRGAYAGKSGGSEQAAEAKPAEAKASAPKPAAAKSAPAAPAAPKSAEASTAPAPGPRPSKSPAEPQAPAAQPTSPKGQAPAAPAAPAQPTDKPAAPAAPKAASAPSPAPAGQGGPRPGAPRPGNNPFGVGQGARSAAPRPGQAGQGGPRPGGPRPGAPRPGNNPFAASQGMPRSGAPRDGQAGQGGPRPGAPRPPRGDARPGAPRPAQAGQGGPRPGAPRPNPNMMPARQERPAPTGGRPGRPGGAPGRPGGAPGGAPGGGFRPGGGGRGRGGTAGAFGKGGANRGKQRKSKRAKRQELEQMSAPSLGGVSVPRGNGETVVRLRRGSSVTDFAEKIGANPAALITVLFHLGEMATATQSLDEATFEVLGAELGYKIEVVSPEDEERELFEAFDINLEDELEGESDEDRVPRPPVVTVMGHVDHGKTRLLDAIRKSNVIEGEHGGITQHIGAYQVSAEHEGEDREITFIDTPGHEAFTAMRARGAKVTDIAVLVVAADDGVMPQTVEALNHAQAANVPIVVAVNKIDKDGANPDKIKGQLTEYGLVPEEYGGDTMFVPVSALRGEGIDDLLEAVLLTADAALELTANPDKDARGIAIEANLDKGRGAVATVLVQSGTLEVGDAIVAGVAHGRVRAMFDENGDKLKTAGPSRPVQVLGLSTVPRAGDTFIVTDDERTARQIAEKREAADRAALLAKRRKRVSLEDLDQAVAEGKIDTLNLILKGDVSGAVEALEDSLLKIEVDDSVQLRVIHRGVGAITQNDVNLATVDNAIIIGFNVRPAERVAELAEKEGVDMRFYSVIYAALDEIEAALKGMLKPEYEEVQLGSAEVREVFRSSKFGNIAGSIVRDGIIRRNSKARLVRDGNVVGDNLAIESLRRFKDDATEVREGFECGIGLGSFNDIKDGDVIETFEMREKPRD; translated from the coding sequence GTGGCTAAGGTCCGCGTTCACGAGCTCGCCAAAGAGCTCAACATCACCTCGAAAGAGGCGCTTGAAACACTGAAGGGCATGGGCGAGTTCGTTCGCTCTGCCAGCTCGACCATCGAGCCCCCCGTCGTCAAGAAGCTCCGGGGCGCCTACGCAGGCAAGTCCGGCGGCAGCGAGCAGGCCGCTGAGGCCAAGCCGGCTGAGGCCAAGGCCTCCGCGCCGAAGCCCGCGGCTGCCAAGTCGGCCCCCGCTGCCCCGGCTGCGCCCAAGTCCGCCGAGGCCTCCACTGCGCCGGCCCCGGGTCCGCGCCCGAGCAAGTCGCCTGCCGAGCCGCAGGCCCCTGCCGCTCAGCCGACGTCCCCCAAGGGCCAGGCGCCAGCCGCTCCGGCTGCTCCGGCTCAGCCGACGGACAAGCCCGCCGCGCCGGCCGCCCCCAAGGCCGCATCCGCGCCGAGCCCGGCTCCGGCCGGTCAGGGCGGTCCCCGCCCGGGAGCCCCGCGCCCCGGCAATAACCCGTTCGGCGTCGGCCAGGGTGCCCGCAGCGCGGCCCCGCGCCCGGGCCAGGCAGGCCAGGGCGGTCCCCGTCCCGGTGGCCCTCGTCCCGGCGCACCCCGCCCGGGCAACAACCCGTTCGCCGCGTCCCAGGGCATGCCGCGCTCCGGCGCGCCGCGTGACGGCCAGGCAGGCCAGGGCGGTCCCCGCCCCGGCGCCCCGCGTCCGCCTCGCGGGGACGCCCGTCCGGGTGCTCCGCGTCCGGCCCAGGCCGGTCAGGGCGGTCCCCGCCCGGGAGCCCCGCGTCCGAACCCGAACATGATGCCCGCGCGCCAGGAGCGCCCGGCGCCCACCGGCGGCCGCCCCGGCCGTCCCGGCGGCGCACCCGGTCGCCCGGGTGGTGCTCCCGGCGGCGCGCCGGGCGGCGGCTTCCGCCCCGGTGGCGGCGGTCGCGGCCGCGGCGGCACAGCCGGCGCGTTCGGCAAGGGCGGCGCCAACCGTGGCAAGCAGCGCAAGTCGAAGCGGGCCAAGCGGCAGGAACTCGAGCAGATGAGCGCCCCGTCGCTGGGCGGCGTGAGCGTGCCCCGCGGCAACGGTGAGACGGTCGTCCGTCTCCGCCGCGGCTCGTCGGTCACGGACTTCGCCGAGAAGATCGGCGCCAACCCCGCGGCCCTCATCACGGTCCTCTTCCACCTGGGAGAGATGGCCACGGCCACGCAGTCCCTGGACGAGGCAACGTTCGAGGTCCTCGGCGCCGAGCTCGGCTACAAGATCGAGGTCGTCTCGCCGGAGGACGAGGAGCGCGAGCTCTTCGAGGCCTTCGACATCAACCTCGAGGATGAGCTCGAGGGCGAGAGCGACGAAGACCGCGTGCCGCGTCCCCCCGTGGTCACGGTCATGGGCCACGTCGACCACGGTAAGACGCGCCTCCTCGACGCGATCCGCAAGTCCAACGTCATCGAGGGCGAGCACGGCGGCATCACCCAGCACATCGGCGCCTACCAGGTGTCCGCTGAGCACGAGGGCGAAGACCGCGAGATCACGTTCATCGATACACCGGGTCACGAGGCCTTCACGGCCATGCGTGCCCGTGGTGCCAAGGTCACGGACATCGCCGTGCTCGTGGTGGCCGCCGATGACGGCGTCATGCCGCAGACGGTCGAGGCGCTCAACCACGCCCAGGCCGCAAACGTGCCGATCGTCGTCGCTGTCAACAAGATCGACAAGGACGGGGCCAACCCGGACAAGATCAAGGGCCAGCTGACGGAGTACGGCCTCGTGCCGGAAGAGTACGGTGGCGACACGATGTTCGTGCCCGTCTCCGCTCTGCGCGGCGAGGGCATCGACGACCTCCTCGAGGCTGTCCTCCTCACGGCCGACGCTGCGCTTGAGCTCACGGCGAACCCGGACAAGGACGCTCGCGGCATCGCGATCGAGGCCAACCTCGACAAGGGCCGCGGCGCCGTCGCGACGGTTCTCGTCCAGTCCGGCACGCTTGAGGTCGGCGATGCGATCGTCGCCGGCGTGGCTCACGGCCGCGTGCGCGCCATGTTCGACGAGAACGGCGACAAGCTCAAGACCGCCGGGCCGTCCCGCCCGGTCCAGGTCCTCGGCCTGTCCACCGTCCCGCGCGCTGGTGACACGTTCATCGTGACCGACGACGAGCGCACCGCCCGTCAGATCGCCGAGAAGCGAGAGGCTGCGGACCGCGCGGCCCTCCTGGCCAAGCGCCGCAAGCGCGTCAGCCTCGAGGACCTTGACCAGGCCGTGGCCGAGGGCAAGATCGACACCCTCAACCTCATCCTCAAGGGTGACGTGTCCGGTGCCGTGGAAGCCCTCGAGGACTCGCTCCTCAAGATCGAGGTGGACGACTCAGTGCAGCTGCGCGTCATCCACCGCGGCGTTGGCGCGATCACGCAGAACGACGTCAACCTGGCGACGGTCGACAACGCGATCATCATCGGCTTCAACGTCCGGCCCGCCGAGCGCGTTGCGGAGCTTGCGGAGAAGGAAGGCGTCGACATGCGCTTCTACTCCGTCATCTACGCGGCACTCGACGAGATCGAGGCGGCCCTCAAGGGCATGCTCAAGCCGGAGTACGAGGAAGTGCAGCTCGGTTCCGCCGAGGTGCGCGAGGTCTTCCGCTCGTCGAAGTTCGGCAACATCGCCGGCTCGATCGTCCGCGACGGCATCATCCGCCGCAACTCGAAGGCTCGTCTTGTCCGCGACGGCAACGTCGTCGGCGACAACCTCGCCATCGAGTCGCTGCGCCGCTTCAAGGACGACGCCACCGAGGTCCGTGAGGGCTTCGAGTGCGGTATCGGCCTCGGCTCGTTCAACGACATCAAGGACGGCGACGTCATCGAGACGTTCGAGATGCGTGAGAAGCCGCGCGACTAG
- the rbfA gene encoding 30S ribosome-binding factor RbfA, with the protein MADPARAAKLADRIKAIVARALETRIKDERLGFVTITDARVTNDLQHATVYYTVFGDEESKARSVAALEANRGRLRKAIGDNIRTRLTPTLTLVADEVPENAQAVEDLLRAARERDAEVASLAQGAEYAAGENPYKSDDEAEEDEH; encoded by the coding sequence ATGGCAGATCCAGCACGCGCCGCCAAGCTCGCAGACCGCATCAAGGCCATCGTGGCCCGCGCCCTCGAGACGCGCATCAAGGACGAGCGGCTCGGGTTCGTCACCATCACGGACGCCCGCGTGACGAATGACCTTCAGCACGCCACCGTGTACTACACGGTCTTCGGCGACGAAGAGTCGAAGGCCCGCTCTGTGGCGGCCCTCGAAGCCAACCGCGGTCGCCTGCGCAAGGCGATCGGCGACAACATCCGCACGCGCCTGACCCCGACCCTGACCCTCGTCGCGGACGAGGTCCCCGAGAACGCCCAGGCGGTCGAGGACCTGCTCCGCGCGGCCCGTGAGCGCGACGCCGAGGTCGCGAGCCTCGCCCAGGGCGCAGAGTACGCAGCCGGCGAGAACCCGTACAAGAGCGACGACGAGGCGGAGGAGGACGAGCACTAG
- the truB gene encoding tRNA pseudouridine(55) synthase TruB has protein sequence MARGSRTHDGADAHHGLVVVDKPKGLTSHDVVSRVRRLAGTRKVGHAGTLDPMATGVLVVGINKATRLLTFIVGTGKEYEATLRLGQRTVTDDAESEVVEERIAAAVTPESFEEAAAAFRGEIEQVPSSVSAIKVKGQRAYDMVRKGEEVELAARPVTISELEVLDFRKSSTAKTIDVDIRVRCSSGTYIRALARDIGEALGVGAHLTALRRTEVGPYTLQQARTLEDLADEFSFVPLDDAARALLPNRSLTEAETVELGFGRRIPASGWEGPTAAVAPSGEVVAIVEDRAGAAKSLVVFRPGEAA, from the coding sequence ATGGCACGCGGTTCTCGAACTCACGACGGGGCTGACGCCCATCACGGCCTCGTCGTCGTCGACAAGCCGAAGGGGCTGACGAGTCACGACGTGGTCTCGCGCGTCCGGCGGCTGGCCGGCACGCGCAAGGTAGGCCACGCGGGCACGCTGGACCCCATGGCCACGGGCGTGCTCGTCGTCGGCATCAACAAGGCCACGCGCCTCCTGACGTTCATCGTCGGCACGGGCAAGGAGTATGAGGCCACGCTGCGCCTCGGCCAGCGCACCGTCACGGACGACGCCGAGTCCGAGGTCGTCGAGGAGCGGATCGCCGCGGCGGTCACGCCGGAGTCCTTCGAGGAGGCCGCGGCGGCGTTCCGCGGCGAGATCGAGCAGGTGCCGTCCTCCGTCAGCGCCATCAAGGTCAAGGGCCAGCGGGCGTACGACATGGTCCGCAAGGGCGAGGAGGTCGAGCTCGCCGCGCGCCCCGTCACCATTTCGGAGCTCGAGGTCCTCGACTTCCGCAAGTCCTCGACGGCCAAGACCATCGACGTCGACATCCGCGTCCGCTGCTCCTCGGGCACGTACATCCGCGCTCTCGCGCGGGACATCGGGGAGGCCCTCGGCGTCGGAGCGCACCTCACGGCGCTGCGCCGCACCGAGGTCGGCCCGTACACGCTCCAGCAGGCCCGGACGCTTGAGGACCTGGCGGACGAGTTCTCGTTCGTGCCCCTCGACGACGCCGCGCGCGCCCTCCTGCCCAATCGCAGCCTGACGGAGGCGGAGACGGTAGAGCTGGGCTTCGGCCGCCGGATCCCGGCGAGCGGCTGGGAGGGGCCCACGGCCGCCGTCGCCCCGAGCGGCGAGGTCGTGGCCATCGTCGAGGACAGGGCCGGTGCGGCCAAGTCCCTCGTCGTCTTCCGCCCGGGCGAGGCCGCGTGA
- a CDS encoding IS1249 family transposase has product MPLPANRPRCGVCAQPLIKNGTTSAGRPRYRCSSCGASTTPARRGDLTRAHQIHRFEDWLLGRTTQGEHGPARTFRRQHAWCWNVAPEPVLTGEVHRVLMLDGTYFNAWCALVAYTGEHVVAWQFCDREKRASWAALLEMIPAPDIVIVDGNAAALTVIGELWPATRVQRCLFHLLHRVDEHLTRRPVLQAGRQLRSLARALPKVSSLDQAASWEASLAAWHGAWRAFLTERTYARAGLVRPSSVPVSAAWWYTHQRLRRAYFTLERVRKAGHLFTWLEQARPGEVLPRTTSPLEGGVNAGLKELFRLHRGIPKHRAPVAAAWYFRSLSVDTRPASELIRAEHYQAREDTIAGVEEVIGPELWGHGFSWEDGNGTQQGWAGRP; this is encoded by the coding sequence ATGCCCCTTCCCGCGAATCGGCCCCGTTGTGGTGTATGCGCCCAGCCCCTGATCAAGAACGGCACGACCAGCGCAGGACGCCCGCGCTACCGATGCTCATCCTGCGGAGCGTCCACCACCCCAGCCCGCCGGGGTGACCTGACGCGGGCCCACCAGATCCACCGCTTCGAGGACTGGCTCCTTGGACGTACGACCCAGGGCGAGCACGGGCCCGCTCGCACATTCCGCCGCCAGCATGCCTGGTGCTGGAACGTGGCCCCGGAACCAGTACTGACCGGGGAAGTCCACCGGGTGCTGATGCTGGATGGGACGTACTTCAACGCCTGGTGCGCGCTCGTGGCCTACACCGGTGAGCATGTCGTGGCGTGGCAGTTCTGCGACCGGGAGAAGCGCGCGTCCTGGGCCGCGCTGCTGGAGATGATCCCGGCCCCGGACATCGTCATCGTCGACGGGAACGCCGCGGCTCTGACCGTGATCGGCGAGCTGTGGCCCGCCACCCGGGTTCAACGGTGTCTCTTTCATCTGCTTCACCGGGTGGATGAGCATCTCACTCGCCGGCCCGTGCTACAGGCAGGGCGGCAACTTCGGTCGCTGGCCCGGGCGTTGCCGAAGGTCTCCTCCCTGGACCAGGCGGCCTCGTGGGAGGCTTCGTTGGCCGCGTGGCATGGGGCCTGGCGGGCGTTTCTGACGGAGCGCACGTACGCCCGTGCTGGCCTGGTGAGGCCCTCGAGCGTGCCTGTGAGCGCGGCGTGGTGGTACACGCATCAGCGTCTTCGGCGGGCGTATTTCACCCTGGAACGCGTTCGCAAAGCCGGGCATCTCTTCACGTGGTTGGAACAAGCCAGGCCCGGGGAAGTGCTGCCGCGTACGACAAGTCCGCTCGAGGGTGGGGTTAATGCCGGGCTCAAGGAGCTCTTCCGACTGCATCGCGGGATCCCCAAGCACCGGGCCCCCGTGGCGGCGGCCTGGTATTTCCGGTCCTTGAGCGTGGACACTCGACCAGCGAGCGAGCTCATCCGCGCCGAGCACTACCAGGCCCGGGAGGACACCATCGCGGGCGTCGAGGAGGTCATCGGGCCCGAGCTGTGGGGCCACGGATTCAGCTGGGAGGACGGGAACGGAACCCAGCAAGGGTGGGCAGGACGGCCATGA
- a CDS encoding bifunctional riboflavin kinase/FAD synthetase, whose protein sequence is MQYFEGLDALPEGFGPSVVTLGNFDGVHRGHQRVLAEVLNRAERTQATSVALTFDPHPATVHRPDQDHSQIMALGDKVAALDARGLDAVVVIPYSLEFAAQSPEEFVSSTFVGRLNAACVVVGPDMRFGAGNSGDVRTLTELGSKHGFEVVVVDEYEAADGDGSRRCSSTWIRSLLAAGDVERAAEIIGAPHRVSATVVHGFARGRELGFPTANLAPEVQGLIPGEGVYAGWLTDEAGERWPAAISVGRNPTFDGVKRVTVEAHVLGRPEGEDVESFNLYGQHVSLEFVHRLRGMVAFQGIDLLVAQISEDVARAKALLDNDAASGRDKA, encoded by the coding sequence GTGCAGTATTTCGAGGGTCTGGATGCCCTTCCCGAGGGTTTCGGGCCGAGCGTCGTCACCCTCGGAAACTTCGACGGGGTGCACCGCGGGCACCAGCGCGTCCTCGCGGAGGTGTTGAACCGGGCCGAGCGGACCCAGGCCACCTCGGTCGCCCTGACCTTCGATCCGCACCCGGCCACCGTGCACCGCCCTGACCAAGACCATTCCCAGATCATGGCGCTGGGGGACAAGGTCGCGGCACTGGATGCCCGTGGGCTGGACGCCGTCGTCGTCATTCCCTACTCGCTTGAGTTCGCCGCCCAGTCTCCCGAGGAGTTCGTGTCCTCGACGTTCGTGGGCCGACTCAACGCCGCGTGCGTCGTGGTCGGGCCGGACATGCGGTTCGGCGCCGGCAACTCGGGCGATGTTCGCACGCTGACCGAGCTGGGGTCCAAGCACGGCTTCGAGGTCGTCGTGGTGGACGAGTACGAGGCGGCCGACGGGGACGGGAGTCGTCGCTGCTCCTCGACATGGATTCGCTCCCTCCTCGCCGCAGGCGACGTGGAGCGCGCCGCCGAAATCATCGGCGCGCCGCACCGCGTGAGCGCCACCGTCGTGCACGGGTTCGCGCGAGGGCGTGAGCTCGGCTTCCCCACCGCGAACCTGGCGCCCGAGGTCCAGGGGCTCATCCCCGGCGAGGGCGTCTACGCGGGCTGGCTGACGGACGAGGCGGGGGAGCGGTGGCCCGCCGCGATCTCCGTGGGCCGCAACCCGACGTTCGACGGCGTCAAGCGCGTCACCGTCGAGGCCCACGTGCTCGGGCGCCCCGAGGGGGAGGACGTCGAGTCCTTCAACCTCTACGGTCAGCACGTCTCCCTCGAGTTCGTCCACCGCCTCCGCGGCATGGTCGCCTTCCAGGGAATCGACCTGCTCGTGGCCCAGATCTCCGAGGATGTGGCCCGTGCCAAGGCCCTCCTCGACAACGACGCCGCGAGCGGCAGGGACAAAGCCTAG
- the rpsO gene encoding 30S ribosomal protein S15 — MALDPAVKQEIIKEYATHEGDTGSPEVQIAVLTRRISDLTEHLKMHKHDHHTRRGLMAMVGRRKRMLAYLSDTDIDRYRSLIERLGLRR; from the coding sequence ATGGCACTTGACCCCGCTGTCAAGCAGGAGATCATCAAGGAATACGCCACCCACGAGGGTGACACGGGTTCCCCCGAGGTTCAGATCGCGGTCCTCACGCGCCGCATCTCTGACCTCACCGAGCACCTCAAGATGCACAAGCACGACCACCACACGCGCCGTGGCCTCATGGCGATGGTCGGTCGCCGCAAGCGCATGCTCGCGTACCTCTCGGACACCGACATCGACCGCTACCGTTCGCTCATCGAGCGCCTCGGCCTGCGTCGATAA